TAACATACATAGAATTTACTGCTGCTCCAAGTTTATCTAAAACCTGAAGCTGTTTATCGAGCATGCGCAGCTCATTGCGAGCTACACTTTCATTCTCAATACTATTATTTATAAGTTCAGAGCTAAGCTGAAAATAACGCTTTTGATCAGTAGATCCTGAGCCAAATTTAAGATTTGCTTCAGAAATTAAATCATAGGTCTCAACTGCTGTTGCCCAGTAATGCTGTAAACGTGAACGGATTTGAACCTCAACTCTTAATCCTTCATATCCATAATCTGGACTATCGTGCCTGCAAATGATATGAATTCCTCTATAACCAGAATCTTTAGGTTTAGATATATAATCTATTTGTTTATAGAAATACTTAGTTTTCATAAGCTGCATGGCAATGGATTGTGCCTTATTATTATCAGAAACAATCAAACGACAGCCCGCTATATCATTTAATGTAGATAATTCAAAATGATAATCATCTCTTTTTAGTTTTCTAATAATAGTGTCTATACGCTTCAATCGACTTACAAGAATAGTGGAAGGGTCATGGTTACATAATCTTTCAAGCATAGCTAAAGACTCATGAAGTGGCTGAATATGTGCAGCTCGCCACTCACCAACTAACTTGTATGCTTCTACCAATTCATCTTCATTAAGAAGGTCAGCAGCAATCTGGCGGCCGACCTTCTTAATACGCTGCTTAGAAATTCCCACTTGAAGACTAAGAAAAAATAGGATTAGAGCATGTTTTTGAACTGTAGAAATTCAAAATTGCATCAACTGTAATTACTCGATTCCCTCGTTCGTCCTCCAGCAGCCCTTCCCGCGCGTTAACCCATGGGGCTTCGCTATGACTCAGCTCCCGTAGTTCTTCACCAGAGAATTCACCAAGTTTCGCAATGACGAAGCGCGCTGTTTCTTGCTCAGAGCAAGAAAGTTTGTTAAGCACTACAGACTCCTCAAGCTGAGCTTTACAAATCATATACTTTCCAGCGTGATGACGATAAAGATTCGGCGAGACCGGACCATTGACCCAGGCCTGAATCTCATCTTCAAACAGTGGTTTTCCATGTTTAACAAGATAGTATGCTTGAGTGTAAAACACTAACTTTTGGAGCTTCATGGTGGTCATACTACCAGTCTGCTCTAAAATAAATGCTGCAATATCTATTGAATTTACCATGTCACTCCTCTCCTCTATTGATTAGTTATAATACAATCTTGCCCGTATTTGCCCATAGCTATTTGTACATCTAAGAAATCAACATTCATCTTTAATTTCCACAGCCAAGCACTCATAGTAAAAGCTTAAAATTAGCATTTAGCAGCCAGTAAATGCTAATCCGTACTCTGAAGCACGTCGTTATCGACAAGCACCACAGACTGAGCGCTCTTCATAATCTGTAACCCGCCGCGTACCTGCAGCAAACTTTTGCTAGAAAGCCTAGTATTCTTTTTCAAAATGTCGTAGGACTCATCGATACAGTCAGATACCCAGCGATTCTCGTATACGCTCTCTTCATTGACAATGCACCATACCTATCACAGCAGTACATACAGGAGCTAATCCATATTTCGATCTTGACCATGGAGCGTATTCTGCTAATCGCTAACGTACTATTGTTAGGGTTAAATGAAACGGCAAACGGTATGGACACGTGTTTTATATCTCTCAACAGCCAATTAAAACAGACCTATATAATAGCTATAATTCTAGCTATTATATAGGAGGTCAAAATGGCAGTATTGACGATGGGACTCGCAGAGGCAAAAAACAACTTCTCACGCGTGACGGCAGAGGTAAACAGAACCGGTAGGTCAGTCACCATCTTGAAAAATAACAAACCTTGGGTTGTCATCCAGCCAGCTCAGAAAATCGACAATGCCATAGACGTGGCTGTGAATTTCATGGACGAATATGCTGATGTGTTCAAAGAGCTCGCTAAATGAACGTCCTGTCCTACTCTAAGGAAAAAGCCTCGCCATCCATACAGAGATAATCAAACGATTTGGCGGACTTGATGGCTTGCGCGACGAAGGACTTCTTGACTCGGCACTGGCGCAATCGTTCCAAACTTTTGGCGGTACAGATATGTACCCAAGTGTCATCGATAAAACATGTTGATACGTTTTTGGCATCATATCTAATCACCCATTTATCGATGGCAACAAGAGAGCGGGCGCTGCCCTGCTTGGTGCTTATCTCAGGATGTGCGGCATTAATTTTAGACCTGACCATACAACTTTCCTCAAGATTATGCTGGGTGTTGCTGATGGGTTGGTAAGTTATGAAACGTTCGTCGAGTGGGTCAAAAGCGTAATAGTTTGAGACACTCCTCGACCTGAGGCATATCCATAAGCTCGTTAGCAAGTCATTTGCCCTGGGTATTGAGAAGACGCTAGACCCCTGTATCTCCGCTCCGGCATTCTCGCGGCTTTCCGTATTGTTATCTGATATTCCGAAATACACTGAAAACGCGTCGCTTGGAGCACAGAGGCAAAATCAAAATAATCGAATCATATAAATTTACTATAAATAAAGTAACTTAGAAAGCTATATCAAACGCGCTCTTGCAGCTCACGCTGTTCTTTTCTGGGATAAACAACAAACGGAACAACTTGCAAGGGATCCGGCGCTCTTATCGCGAAAGATATTACAAGGTGTTCCGATGAACCAAATTATACGCAAAACAAGACTTCTTGCAAGAGGCAAAAAGCGAGACCCGCCAACACGCGCGCGTCTGCGTGATAGTGGACATACCGCGCGAGCAGCCGCTCGCGCTCTTGCGCATGAAACACATAGACGCACGCGCACGCGAGCACGCACCCACACCCAACACCTGAGGCCCAATCGATAAGGAGTTTGTACATGATTTCTGTTCTTACAAATAAACGCTCAACAGCGCGTGCACGCGCACCAACTCGTATACACCTAGAGGGGATGCTCGCAAAGCTTGCATCCACACGCTTGAGCTCACGCAAACGCTATCCACGACCTCAAACATACCCAGAAATCATACGTGAGTACCCCGCCCTCAAACTATCCCAACACGCAGACGAACACCCATCTACCCAAAAGAAAGGAAAACCAGATGAAAGTGCCACTACCTAGCACCTTGCGCGCACAACAGCGCTTGTTAGGCTTTTTCTATAAAAGCCTGATAATCGCTCTGAGCTTTATTTTGGCCACATCAACGCTTCTCTCAAGTATCACTCCAAAGCTCGCTTTTGCCGAGAGCAAACAAATTAGCGTAGTCGACCATATCCATAACCCCTATTCCAGCTCTGATGCCAGTGCATTTTTCCGCACAGATAAAGGCGTTTCTTATTGTGCACAGGGCTATCTCAAAGGTCCTCAAGTAGGTCAGAAGCTCGACTTTTATGGAAACCTTGGTATTCCTGAGCTCGATTATGTGCTCTATCACGGCTACGATGGCAAAATTGTCACCTCAGTAGCAGGACTTAACGCTGAGCTCTCAGAGGTAGCAACTGCTTTGGCGGTGTGGTTAGCTATCGATACCCAGAGACCAGACGTATTAACCTTTAGCGGAAACACCGAAACCTATCACGGAAACCGCTATGCGCGTGAGCGCTGGGAGAAAAACCCGCGCGCCGAGGTGAAACAAGCTGCATGGCAGCTCTATCAAGCAGGACTTGCCTATAAAGAGGCAGGTGGCGGTGGACTTGAGGCAGGGACAGCTCAGCTTTGGCTTAATAACACCACTAATGAGCACGGGGTCAAACCCTATCAGGCGCTTTTGACCGCCAATAAAAAGGTCGAGGTATCGGTAAAGTTTTCTAAGGTCTCAGCCAAGGCTTCGTTTACCGCAGGCAATAGCGAGTACTCGCTTGCAGGGGCAGAGTATGACATCTATCGTGCTTCTAGTAACGAGAAGGTCGCTCATATCGTGACCGGCTCAGATGGTAGCGCTAGCTATAAGCTACTACCCAACATTGATTACTATGCGATTGAGACCAAAGCACCCAAAGGCTTCAAACTTAATCCAGAGAAGCACTACTTTACAGCAAAACAAACGAGCGCCGCAGAAGAGCTGGTAGATGACCCGGGTCATGTTTTACTCTCAATTCGCAAAAAAGACTCAGCAACACTTGGAATGGCACAGCCCGGTGCAACGCTTGCAGGGGCTGAGTATACCGTTATTGATGCAAATGGTGAGACTCATACCGGCATCACCAACGACAAGGGTAATCTTGTTATTCAGGATTTGCCGCTCGGAAAGATACGTATTACTGAGACTAAGGCTCCCAAAGGCTATAAACTCGATACGGCTATACATGAGTTTGTTGTTAAAAATACGCAGCTAAACGATGCGGGTATCTTTGAACTCGAACCTGAAGACGATTTCCGTGAGGATGTCAAAGCCTTTGATATTGAAATTGCAAAGTTCAAAGGGGTCCTTGAGCAAAAGGACGACTACGACGGCGCAGCAACGCCAGCTCAAGGTGTAAGCTTTGAGATTATCTCAAACACCACCAACAAGACGGTAGCAACCATCACAACCAACAAAAACGGCTTTGCCACCACGCGTACTACTGATAAACCCTGGTATGGAGCGGGGATGCGCAATGAGCGCATTCAAGGCGCGCTCCCTTATGATGAGCATGGATACACGGTCCGCGAAGTTGCCTCCACCGTTCCTGCTGGTTATAAAAAGGTAGCTGATTGGACAATTAGTGCAGCCGAACAAGTAGACGGAGCACTTCTGCAATATATCCGCGATGACGCGCCACTTTCCTCTCGTATTCAAATCGTAAAGGTAGACGCTGAAAGTGGTAATACCGTGGCGCTCGCTGGCTTTGCGTTTAAGGTCAAACGCGAAGACGGTAGCTATGTAGTACAAACCAACCACTATCCCAATACTAAAAAACTCGATACTTTTGTGACGGACGAGTCGGGCATGGTAACACTCCCTGAGCGCCTAGGCTCTGGTACCTACACAGTTGAAGAGGTAGCTGCTGTAAAGCCCTATCTTTTGAACACCGAGCCGGCCACCTTTACAGTTGCATCTCGTGAGGACGCTATAAAGCCCTTAATAATGGTAAAAATAAAAGACCACGCTGCTAAGGGAACAATTGAGCTCACAAAACTCGATAGCGAAACGCGCAATGCGCTCACAGGCGCTGAGTTTGATGTTGTGGCAGCTGAGGCCATTAAGCGCCCAGATGGCACGGTAGAGGCCGTTCAAGGACAAATCCTCGACCACCTGATAACTAACAAACAAGGCCGCGCTACCTCAAAAGAGCTCCCCTTAGGTAGCGGTTACGCTCACTATCAGCTAAAAGAAACTAAGGCACCGAGCGGCTATGTACTCAAGACTACACCAATTGATGTAAGTCTGTCTTATAAAGACCAAACCACCAAGCTAGTTACAACCTCAGTTGATGCGACCAATACCCCAAGTGAAACCAAGATTAAAAAGCTCGTTAAAGACACGACCGATACCCTATCTGGTGTTTCATTTGGGCTTTGGAGCGCAAGCGATGAGATAGGTATTCATCCAGAAGACGCGGGCACGTTCGCTATTCGCGCAGACCACGCACAAAAGCTCGAACTTTCCCGCGTAATAGACACCGCAACACTTGCACCGGTTGCGCTGAACCAAGATATACGCCTAACACTTCAGGACGAAAAAGGTACAAGCTATGAGGTTGGCGAGACCGAGCAAATACTTGCTCCAGGTACCTATAAGGTTTTCGCTACGCGAGAGGGCCACGCACTCTCACTCAAAACTGACACACTCAGTGTGTTAGCCGGACATAGCTATAGCTTGGACCTCGCACGTCACCTCTTTGGTATGGATGTTAAGGTTGTAGATTCGCCTATTAAAGGTGCGCGCCGAGTACTTCACTACAACGAGCAAGATGATGTCTATACCGCCACAGCGCTCACGCGCGGAGACTATAAGCTTCTCGCTGATAACAAGGTGATTGATACCATCACGCTTGACGACACGCGCGCTACCTTTGCAACCCTTTCCAAAGGCAAGCTAGAACAAGTCCCTGTTCTTCTTACATCTGGTACGTCTGTGGTTGAAAAGACAACGGACAAGAACGGTTTCATCTCGTATAAGCGCTTGGCTCCAAGCTCTTACCGCATCACAGAGCTCTCAACGCGTCCTGGCTACGTCCTAGACCCACGTATTCACTATGTCACGGTTGATGAAGAGGGCATGACGGAAGGTAAAGCCATACATACCATCACCGCAGAAAACGACTATACCAAGCTTGATTTCTCCAAGCGCGATATTGCAAACGAAGAGGCGCTTGTAGGCGCAAAGCTCGAGGTTTTGGATGAGAAGGGCAAGCTCATTGAGTCTTGGACATCCACCAAAGAAGACCACCGCATAAACGCGCTTCCCCAAGGTGTTTATACCCTTGTCGAGCGTCTGACCCCTAAAAGCTATGATGAGGCAACACAGGTTAGCTTCGAGGTCAAAGACACCGGTGAGGTTCAGCGTGTTGTTATGTATGACACGCCAATCTCAATCACGGGCACCCTTGATAAGCGACAAGAAATTGCAGACCCCATACACCCCTATACAGAAGCCAATGGAGATAACAACAACACAGCAAAAACTAAGGTATCTGATACCGGGGATTATAGCTATACGCTTGACTTTAGAAATACTTCAAACACCTGGGTAGATGAGTTTAGCGTGACCGATAACCTGCGCGCCGCTGAGGCGGGGCTCGCTACCCTTACCAGTATCACCACCCCGCAAGCCTCAAAAGACTTTAACGGCAAACTTAACGTCTGGGTCAAAACCAACATGGATGCACCTCGTGCAACTCCTGCTAATGAGACCCTAAACGATGGACACATAAACCCGTGGCTGGCCCACGAGGCAAACAAAGTAAAACTTGGTTCAGATGGGCGCGCACTTGATTACACCAACTGGCAGCTATTAGCTGATGGTGTGGATGCTACACGTGCGCGTGAGCTCAAGCTCGATGCCTTAGGGCTTCGAGCAGATGAAAAGGTTGTTGCCATTCGTTTTGAGTTTGGTCGAGTTGAAGCAGGCTTTACAACGCGCGTTGGCGCATGGGAGCGTGAGAATCTGAAAGCACAACACGATGACATTGAAGATGCGGATGCGCTCGCTCAAGCAAATGGTACAAAGGATGGCGTTGTTCTTCGTCCCGCTATCATTCATATGCAGGTAACAGATGCCTATCGTGCGGGTATCGTCCTTGAAAACCAAGCACAGCTTGACCTGTATCGCAATGGTGGGGACGAGCCAGGCCTTGAAGACCATGATGAGGATGAGGTAGCCCAGACCCCTAAAGAGGCAACGCGTGAAATTGGGACAAGCTTCACAGACAAAGACGGCAAGAAAACCGTTCGTCCGGGTGAGAAAACCGAGCTCGTTGATGAGGTTTCATACACAGGACTTGAAGTAGGCATTGAGCACACCATTACCGGTACCATTATGGACAAAGCCACCGGTAAAGCGCTTCTTGATAAAGACGGACATGAAATGGTATCCACCACTACCTTCACCCCTGAGAAGGTAGATGGAGCTGCCAAGGTTATCTTTAGCATCGATACGACAAACCTCAACGGACACGACCTCGTAGCCTTCGAGGAAATGTCTATCAAGGTTAGCGACCAAGACGAGAGCGGCAAAGAGCGTGAGCGTGTACGCATAGTAGCTGAACACAAAGACATACACGATATGGGACAAACTGTTCAGGTACGTGATAAAGCGTTAGAGCAAACCGGAGACGCACTTCCTCTTGCGGCTCTTGTAATAACAAGTATTGCAACAGGGGTAGCCTCGGTGCTTATCCATACGCGCAAGAAACACCTTACATAGAGGCAATGCATTTGCTGAATAGGCACGCTTTAGCTATCTGGCACCTCACGTGTGTACTTACGCACACGTGAGGCGCATTCACGAGTTAGGAGCTTTTATATGCGCCCAGCCACAAAACGACGCTTTCTAAGCTTATGTATGGTCTTTGTTATAACTTTGGCACTGACTCTAGCCACATCCCTTTTGTGGCCGTATATGAGCACGCAAGCGTCCTACAGCGGCCTTTCTCAAGTATCTTCTAAACCAGGTCGCGATTGGGATAGCCTAGAGCAACAAAATAGCGATATTGCCGCTTGGCTTACGGTATCAGGCACCTCAATTGACTATCCGGTAGTTGCCCAGCGCGATAGTGATGCGGATGGCTTTTATTTGCATCACGATTTTTGGCGCAATCCATCCCCTTTAGGCTGTCCATATGTAGCGCGGGGTATGAGAGCAGATGATAGAGCCTTGATGGTCTATGGTCACCATATCGGATATACCGATTATGTCTTTTCAGCTCTTGCAGATGCCTATCAGCAAGAGCGCTTCGACAAACTAAAAAGCGCTCTATTAGAAACACGAGAAGGTATGGCGAGCTTTTATCCGGTGATGGCCATGAGGGTTGATATGTATTATGAGCCGGTACAAACACTGAGGGCAGAGCCTACCTTACAACCAGTACTGAATGCTCTTAAAAAAGATGCTGATGCTCTCGCGCCTCATGCAGACGATTTAATCAATCGTGCTGAGCGCATACTTATACTCGTTACCTGCTCAAATATTCGAGCTGGAATGAGTGATAGAACTCTTATCGTATTTGTATCAGGGCTTCATATGGAGTCATAGGCTCTAGGTATGCTTTAACTCTTGGATTAAAAAGCTTGAGTGTATATACACTCAAGCTTTGTTGTATTCGGCGTATGCATCTAAAGGGCTTGGTCTATTCAAGCCCTAGCTCCTGTTGTATTGCATCAACCTCACGCTGCAAACGGTGTTTTTTGAGGGCGCGCCGTATTGTTTTATATGCCCACGCAATACCTTTACCGAGGAAATAGAACGCCCAGATTACCGTGTTAAAGGCGATACGGATGGCCTTGAACAAACACCAATACAAGCCTATAAACAATACAGTAAAAAGAGCGAACATGATGTGCCTCCTCGGGTCTTATGCATACGTGAGCAGTATTAGCGCCTAGCTCCACAACCGGTGCAGACTTCGTAATCTTTTACTTGACGAGTTGCATACACAGGCTTTGTCTCAAAGTGACCTTCATCAATCTTTTCGGTATAGCCGGTTTGCGTGTAGCCGCCATGACCTGTACGTGCTTCCCAGTCAATGGTTGCGTCTTGGTGTGCATTAACAGCAGCAACACTATCAAAAATGGCACCGCAGGTATTACAACGATACTGAATATGGTCAACGTAGCGGATATTTGCTACCCATACCTCATCAGTACCGGATTGATAGGTCTCTTCCTTATACACCGTCTTCCATGTATGGCTATGCTGCGGCTTAGCTCCACCTTCTTGCTTGCCAGGCTTAGTACCAGGATTTGGCTCAGGGGTAGAGGCTTGAGAGCTGGTGCTGGTTGTGGGCGGCTCAGACTTTACTTGTGGCTTGTCTTTTGCAGCCTCTGAGCCTTTGCTTACTGCTTGTGTTCCCGCATCAGACTTTTTTGCCGTTTTGTTGAGGCTCTTAGTTAGCTCTGCGCGCTTATTCTCAGGTACCTTTTCAAGAGCTGTAGCTACTGACTCTTCGCTCGTGAGGTCTACCTTTTCAAGTGAGAGAGTGAGCGAATATACCCCGCCCTTGAGCGTGAACTTCACCGGTTCTGGAAGCATCCAGGTGGTTTTCTTATCCTGAGAAAGTGGCATATCACCTTTTACCGTGATAGTGTACTCACCTTCTGTAAGCTCTGTCCCTACCAACTTGTTTGGAGTGACTTTCAGCTCAGCTACTTCTTTCTCTTGGCTTGAAATGCCAAAGAGAAACACTGGGTCGCCCACGCCCCAGCCCTCAGCTCGAACCAGTATGCCGACAGTTTGGGTGGCACTTGCTTTTGAGCTTGCCGATGGCTTTGTGGAGCTCCCAGCACTACCTGCGTCTATGTTCTTTTTCTTTGGTGTGCAACCAGCTAAACCAAGTCCTGCTACTGCTACCAAAAAGCACGCATTGCGCCTTGTGAGCGTGTAGGTATTGTTGGTGTGTGCGCAGGTGTTCTGATTCTTTTTCATGGGACAAACCTTTCTAATTTTTCCCCACCTCTGCTGGTTTGAGCAAATATAACACTTCGTCTGGACATAAGCTCGAATGTGGGTCTTTATCAAAGTTTGACTACCAGTCAGGATGTCACTGCTCCAAAACAGCTATTTAACGACTATGATGGCTTTGTTGGTTTGACTACCAGTCAGGATGTCACTGCTCCAAAACCCATACGCTGGCTCTGTCTCTTACCTGCAGTTTGACTACCAGTCAGGATGTCACTGCTCCAAAACATATTGAGCTTGAGCAAGGCAATACGGTCAGTTTGACTACCAGTCAGGATGTCACTGCTCCAAAACCCAATCTCACGAGCTGGTAAGTCTTTAACAGTTTGACTACCAGTCAGGATGTCACTGCTCCAAAACAAAGAGATAGTTCGTTCAGCAGAGAAAACAGTTTGACTACCAGTCAGGATGTCACTGCTCCAAAACTTGTTTTGTTGTGCGTGATGGCTCCTACCGGTTTGACTACCAGTCAGGATGTCACTGCTCCAAAACTAGAGGATTATATTTCCCGTAGAAAAAGAGTTTGACTACCAGTCAGGATGTCACTGCTCCAAAACCTCAGATGCGAAAAGCCGGACTTGTTGGGGGTTTGACTACCAGTCAGGATGTCACTGCTCCAAAACCGGGTGATTAGAGACTGGTCAGCCTCGGTAGTTTGACTACCAGTCAGGATGTCACTGCTCCAAAACTACGTCCGGCACACATTGTTGCAAGCAATAGTTTGACTACCAGTCAGGATGTCACTGCTCCAAAACCCTACTTGCCCGTATGTCCACGTTTGAGCGTTTGACTACCAGTCAGGATGTCACTGCTCCAAAACCGTACCCACGACTAAATCTCCCTCCCAATGGTTTGACTACCAGTCAGGATGTCACTGCTCCAAAACCTTGCCAACTGGTCATCTATATTTCGATGGTTTGACTACCAGTCAGGATGTCACTGCTCCAAAACCTCAGATGCGAAAAGCCGGACTTGTTGGGGGTTTGACTACCAGTCAGGATGTCACTGCTCCAAAACTGAATGGTGGTGACAATAGATAACTGAGCAGTTTGACTACCAGTCAGGATGTCACTGCTCCAAAACCGGGTGATTAGAGACTGGTCAGCCTCGGTAGTTTGACTACCAGTCAGGATGTCACTGCTCCAAAACGAATACGAAATGCTTGATTTATCCCTTGATGTTTGACTACCAGTCAGGATGTCACTGCTCCAAAACGCAGAAGGTCAACGCGCTGCTGATGAACAAGTTTGACTACCAGTCAGGATGTCACTGCTCCAAAACTCAAGCGCCATAATGCCTACCGCTCCCGTAGTTTGACTACCAGTCAGGATGTCACTGCTCCAAAACAAATATAACTGGAGTGGCTACTGGGGTCAGTTTGACTACCAGTCAGGATGTCACTGCTCCAAAACATTCATTGAGGGAGCAGCCCCACCCGCGCGGGTTTGACTACCAGTCAGGATGTCACTGCTCCAAAACGCACAACTCGCGGCGGCACTTCCAACCATTGTTTGACTACCAGTCAGGATGTCACTGCTCCAAAACTCAGGGGCAAGGGGTACGCATTCTTGTGTGGTTTGACTACCAGTCAGGATGTCACTGCTCCAAAACTAACACATAAATGTGTAAGGGGGTGAGAGGTTTGACTACCAGTCAGGATGTCACTGCTCCAAAACAAGACAACGTGAGCTTAGAGGAGTTGCGCGGTTTGACTACCAGTCAGGATGTCACTGCTCCAAAACCACATGCGAGCGAAGCTGAGACGAACGTAGTTTGACTACCAGTCAGGATGTCACTGCTCCAAAACTCGTGCTGAGATTGTTGCAGGTCTTAAAACGTTTGACTACCAGTCAGGATGTCACTGCTCCAAAACTGCAAGCTCAGCAAAGTCAACACTGAACAGAGTTTGACTACCAGTCAGGATGTCACTGCTCCAAAACTTATTTTGGAAGTGCAAGCGATGAATTTGCGTTTGACTACCAGTCAGGATGTCACTGCTCCAAAACTTCATCTGAGGGAGCAGCCCCACCCGCGCGGTTTGACTACCAGTCAGGATGTCACTGCTCCAAAACTGCAAGCGCTGAGAATTGCGGGCGGTACGTGTTTGACTACCAGTCAGGATGTCACTGCTCCAAAACTTTTCACGGACTCGATATTGAGGATATATTGTTTGACTACCAGTCAGGATGTCACTGCTCCAAAACTCTAATGGCTGCAATTACTAAAGCAATTAGTTTGACTACCAGTCAGGATGTCACTGCTCCAAAACGCGGAATCGTAGCACACGCGGCAACTTTTCGTTTGACTACCAGTCAGGATGTCACTGCTCCAAAACGCGGAATCGTAGCACACGCGGCAACTTTTCGTTTGACTACCAGTCAGGATGTCACTGCTCCAAAACCAACAGAAAGCAAAAGCAATGAAAACGAAGTTTGACTACCAGTCAGGATGTCACTGCTCCAAAACCGTCATCGAGTGAGAAGTTTTAAGCGCGCAGTTTGACTACCAGTCAGGATGTCACTGCTCCAAAACCGTGTTTCTGTTGCCTCATGCACCCAAACAGTTTGACTACCAGTCAGGATGTCACTGCTCCAAAACGAGATACTTTTTTGTGCTCATGAGCGTTGGGTTTGACTACCAGTCAGGATGTCACTGCTCCAAAACGTGCCTTTAATGAGCACACAAGCCTTGAAGTTTGACTACCAGTCAGGATGTCACTGCTCCAAAACCGTCCTTGAAACGCACGACTGAACAAATCAGTTTGACTACCAGTCAGGATGTCACTGCTCCAAAACCATTGAAGCAAATTCTCCTACTGCAAGGAGACGAACATCCTGACCATACAGAGCATTATTCTTCTAATAATTGCAGGTTAACATGAGTTTTAACCTCGGGTGCAAATTTTCTTTCGTCATGCTCACGTTCCAGCAAGAGAACATAAAACTGGTGAAAAAAGATGCGCTCATAGACACTTTTGAGTTCATCAGCACTCAAAAAATTCTTAAGACCAATAAACACAAGCACCCCGTTAAACCTCATATCATGTGCAAAATCAAGAAACGATATCAAACTGTCAAGGTACGAATTTTCCGTCATCTGATCCACGGAATACGAATAAGTTTTAAGAAACTTAATCACGTCCCATTCTAATGCAAAATGATAAGAGCCCGTAAGCTGAAAGCTCCGAATTGCAATTTGTTGTTGAATATCTTTTATAGATTGCTCGATGCTTTGTCTCGTCTCTTCATCTTCAAAAACTAAACCTTCAAATGTAGAAAATATCTGCCCATCAAGACGAGAATCTTTCCAAGGAAGATGCAGTGGGTCACTTACAACACATAATGTGGTCTTACGAGAAAGCTCACGCTCCCCATCCCAGACACCTACATAGTCTGTCTCGCCCATATCACCCCGATTAAGCGAACGACATGCTCTACAAAACAGCTTCCGATTTTCAACCTCAAGCACACGTGGTACACCAGCGACCAAATCAATTGGTGTTTCTATACAGCTAAAAACCAATCTCATAGCACTAAAAGACTCTCATCACTGTCAATCTCAGTATGTTCAATCTGTTTTCCAGCAATGCTCTCCATACAAGCAAACTGCTTCTCAGTTACCCGCAAGACTTGAATCAAACCCTCTTCAGGCTTATGTTTCTTCACGCGGGCAACGATTCCTGCAACGGAAGCCTCATTAATAGCAAGCTTCGCATATACCGACTTTTGAACCATAAGAAAGCCATCTTTAATTAAAAAGTTTCGGAACTGTGCGTAGCGCTTTCG
This region of Collinsella sp. zg1085 genomic DNA includes:
- a CDS encoding SpaA isopeptide-forming pilin-related protein — protein: MKVPLPSTLRAQQRLLGFFYKSLIIALSFILATSTLLSSITPKLAFAESKQISVVDHIHNPYSSSDASAFFRTDKGVSYCAQGYLKGPQVGQKLDFYGNLGIPELDYVLYHGYDGKIVTSVAGLNAELSEVATALAVWLAIDTQRPDVLTFSGNTETYHGNRYARERWEKNPRAEVKQAAWQLYQAGLAYKEAGGGGLEAGTAQLWLNNTTNEHGVKPYQALLTANKKVEVSVKFSKVSAKASFTAGNSEYSLAGAEYDIYRASSNEKVAHIVTGSDGSASYKLLPNIDYYAIETKAPKGFKLNPEKHYFTAKQTSAAEELVDDPGHVLLSIRKKDSATLGMAQPGATLAGAEYTVIDANGETHTGITNDKGNLVIQDLPLGKIRITETKAPKGYKLDTAIHEFVVKNTQLNDAGIFELEPEDDFREDVKAFDIEIAKFKGVLEQKDDYDGAATPAQGVSFEIISNTTNKTVATITTNKNGFATTRTTDKPWYGAGMRNERIQGALPYDEHGYTVREVASTVPAGYKKVADWTISAAEQVDGALLQYIRDDAPLSSRIQIVKVDAESGNTVALAGFAFKVKREDGSYVVQTNHYPNTKKLDTFVTDESGMVTLPERLGSGTYTVEEVAAVKPYLLNTEPATFTVASREDAIKPLIMVKIKDHAAKGTIELTKLDSETRNALTGAEFDVVAAEAIKRPDGTVEAVQGQILDHLITNKQGRATSKELPLGSGYAHYQLKETKAPSGYVLKTTPIDVSLSYKDQTTKLVTTSVDATNTPSETKIKKLVKDTTDTLSGVSFGLWSASDEIGIHPEDAGTFAIRADHAQKLELSRVIDTATLAPVALNQDIRLTLQDEKGTSYEVGETEQILAPGTYKVFATREGHALSLKTDTLSVLAGHSYSLDLARHLFGMDVKVVDSPIKGARRVLHYNEQDDVYTATALTRGDYKLLADNKVIDTITLDDTRATFATLSKGKLEQVPVLLTSGTSVVEKTTDKNGFISYKRLAPSSYRITELSTRPGYVLDPRIHYVTVDEEGMTEGKAIHTITAENDYTKLDFSKRDIANEEALVGAKLEVLDEKGKLIESWTSTKEDHRINALPQGVYTLVERLTPKSYDEATQVSFEVKDTGEVQRVVMYDTPISITGTLDKRQEIADPIHPYTEANGDNNNTAKTKVSDTGDYSYTLDFRNTSNTWVDEFSVTDNLRAAEAGLATLTSITTPQASKDFNGKLNVWVKTNMDAPRATPANETLNDGHINPWLAHEANKVKLGSDGRALDYTNWQLLADGVDATRARELKLDALGLRADEKVVAIRFEFGRVEAGFTTRVGAWERENLKAQHDDIEDADALAQANGTKDGVVLRPAIIHMQVTDAYRAGIVLENQAQLDLYRNGGDEPGLEDHDEDEVAQTPKEATREIGTSFTDKDGKKTVRPGEKTELVDEVSYTGLEVGIEHTITGTIMDKATGKALLDKDGHEMVSTTTFTPEKVDGAAKVIFSIDTTNLNGHDLVAFEEMSIKVSDQDESGKERERVRIVAEHKDIHDMGQTVQVRDKALEQTGDALPLAALVITSIATGVASVLIHTRKKHLT
- a CDS encoding class B sortase — translated: MSTQASYSGLSQVSSKPGRDWDSLEQQNSDIAAWLTVSGTSIDYPVVAQRDSDADGFYLHHDFWRNPSPLGCPYVARGMRADDRALMVYGHHIGYTDYVFSALADAYQQERFDKLKSALLETREGMASFYPVMAMRVDMYYEPVQTLRAEPTLQPVLNALKKDADALAPHADDLINRAERILILVTCSNIRAGMSDRTLIVFVSGLHMES
- the csn2 gene encoding type II-A CRISPR-associated protein Csn2 — its product is MRLVFSCIETPIDLVAGVPRVLEVENRKLFCRACRSLNRGDMGETDYVGVWDGERELSRKTTLCVVSDPLHLPWKDSRLDGQIFSTFEGLVFEDEETRQSIEQSIKDIQQQIAIRSFQLTGSYHFALEWDVIKFLKTYSYSVDQMTENSYLDSLISFLDFAHDMRFNGVLVFIGLKNFLSADELKSVYERIFFHQFYVLLLEREHDERKFAPEVKTHVNLQLLEE
- the cas2 gene encoding CRISPR-associated endonuclease Cas2, with the protein product MRLLLFFDLPIKTPIQRKRYAQFRNFLIKDGFLMVQKSVYAKLAINEASVAGIVARVKKHKPEEGLIQVLRVTEKQFACMESIAGKQIEHTEIDSDESLLVL